From the genome of Pieris rapae chromosome 5, ilPieRapa1.1, whole genome shotgun sequence, one region includes:
- the LOC111003996 gene encoding larval cuticle protein A2B-like, producing MHYLITILPLNMAAKFVVFFGLVAAAAALPVVPVAHVAYEPETPAHYQYQYSIHDGVSGDVKQQQEAREGDAVHGSYSLVQPDGVHRIVEYTADKEHGFNAVVRYEGTPIPAPTKVPVSAPVAYAPVSYAPAKVAYAPAKVYSPVSYSAPVYSPVSKVAYPAPLGHVTFSSPVASYHH from the exons ATGCATTATCTGATAACTATTCTACCATTAAACATGGCAGCAAAA TTCGTAGTATTCTTCGGTTTGGTGGCAGCCGCGGCCGCACTTCCAGTAGTGCCTGTAGCCCATGTTGCTTATGAGCCTGAAACACCAGCCCACTACCAGTACCAATACTCAATCCATGATGGCGTCAGCGGAGACGTCAAGCAACAACAAGAAGCTCGTGAAGGAGACGCTGTCCACGGCTCATACTCTCTCGTCCAACCCGATGGCGTTCACCGCATTGTAGAGTACACCGCTGACAAGGAACACGGTTTCAATGCTGTCGTACGGTATGAAGGCACACCAATCCCAGCCCCCACCAAGGTCCCAGTGTCTGCCCCAGTAGCTTACGCTCCAGTGTCTTACGCACCAGCAAAGGTCGCATATGCTCCAGCTAAAGTATATTCTCCTGTATCTTACTCAGCACCAGTGTACTCCCCAGTGTCCAAGGTAGCATACCCAGCTCCCCTGGGTCATGTTACATTCTCATCACCCGTCGCCTCATACCACCACTAA